One window of Phycodurus eques isolate BA_2022a chromosome 8, UOR_Pequ_1.1, whole genome shotgun sequence genomic DNA carries:
- the nrl gene encoding neural retina-specific leucine zipper protein, with amino-acid sequence MSSPSLPMNSLPPSPLAMEYLNDFDLLKFEVKPDTPPLSTQCGYPKSGGSPYAGHPPPDSSLSSSPYDSLPPSPTLSDAHPPPSGSSSLSSSSSSISFPLSGFTSSINSAGSQGNADGSPGHAGHPHGPGPASLEDLIWFAALQQQFGGELPGPATLLGALGDRDRVPVNGFLGCEDAVEALLNSAAAAVTSQFPGLSQSSSGALGDSGSDSGADVSCPKGGDMCHRPLVFLSNPSLPNAAVSVGSAPYPQPLSPQGRLAPHQHHHHQHHLHHTMHGGHHHHHQVAQCGGNDRFSDEQLVSLSVRELNRHLRGVSKDEVVRLKQKRRTLKNRGYAQSCRYKRLQHRHALESEKHVLTQQLEQLQCDLTRVLRERDAYKARYEKLLSANQAEAQTVRGSNSSSQPSPPPDFFL; translated from the exons ATGTCCTCACCCTCCCTCCCCATGAACTCCCTCCCCCCCAGCCCGCTGGCCATGGAGTACCTCAACGACTTTGACCTCCTCAAGTTCGAGGTGAAACCCGACACGCCGCCGCTCTCCACTCAATGCGGGTACCCCAAATCGGGCGGCTCGCCGTACGCCGGGCACCCTCCCCCGGACTCCAGCCTGAGTTCCAGCCCTTACGACTCTCTGCCGCCCTCGCCGACCCTGAGCGACGCCCACCCACCGCCGTCGGGCTCGTCATCGCTGtcctcctcgtcgtcctccATCTCCTTCCCGCTCTCCGGCTTCACGTCCAGCATCAATTCCGCCGGATCTCAGGGGAACGCGGACGGCAGCCCGGGCCACGCCGGCCACCCTCATGGCCCCGGCCCGGCCTCGCTGGAGGATCTGATCTGGTTCGCGGCCCTGCAGCAGCAGTTTGGTGGCGAGCTCCCGGGGCCCGCCACCCTCCTGGGCGCCCTGGGCGACAGAGACAGGGTGCCGGTCAACGGCTTCCTGGGCTGCGAGGATGCCGTGGAGGCTTTGCTGAACTCGGCTGCTGCAGCCGTCACCTCCCAG TTTCCAGGTCTTTCTCAGAGCTCCAGCGGCGCCCTGGGAGACTCGGGCAGCGACAGCGGCGCCGACGTCTCCTGCCCCAAGGGCGGCGACATGTGCCACCGACCGCTCGTCTTCCTGTCCAACCCCTCGCTCCCCAACGCCGCCGTGTCCGTCGGGTCAGCTCCCTACCCGCAACCCCTCAGCCCCCAGGGTCGCCTGGCCCCCCACCAGCATCACCACCACCAGCACCACCTCCACCACACCATGCACGGCggccatcaccatcatcatcaagtCGCTCAG TGCGGCGGGAACGATCGCTTCTCCGACGAGCAGCTGGTGAGCCTGTCGGTGCGCGAGCTCAATCGCCACCTGCGCGGCGTCAGCAAGGACGAGGTGGTGCGCCTCAAGCAGAAGCGGCGCACCCTCAAGAACCGCGGCTACGCCCAGTCGTGCCGCTACAAGCGTTTGCAGCACCGCCACGCCCTGGAGTCGGAGAAACACGTGCTCACGCAACAG CTGGAGCAGCTTCAGTGCGATCTGACTCGGGTGTTGCGGGAGCGAGACGCCTACAAGGCCCGCTACGAGAAGCTCCTTAGCGCCAACCAAGCCGAAGCTCAGACTGTCCGcggcagcaacagcagcagccagCCTTCACCGCCCCCCGACTTCTTCCTCTGA
- the LOC133406447 gene encoding GTP-binding protein REM 2-like: MPTDVPQDVLKTEEDPLKCDPMTLSSTPTIRRGSTPLPIKHQLRREEAVHDDCDWSSDAACQASASPPIRFSHDVAPAAEAEGGPDGPLRIALLGQNGVGKSSLAFALAGDVDRTASVESDGEGHVSAVTVDDEESTVVIYDNWRHDLSSLRCEVCVLVFSVTDRRSFHRTAQLRLLLRETQPQTPIILVGNKSDLVRSREVTSQEAMSSAALFNCLYLEISASLDHRTPELLESVVRLARGQPPWPPGAGPDDVSGGGQRESITSRAKRFLSSLVPRYQRERGDAGRFLRQKSRSCHDLGAL; encoded by the exons ATGCCGACAGATGTCCCCCAAGACGTACTCAAGACCGAGGAGGACCCCCTCAAG TGTGACCCCATGACCCTGTCCAGCACACCGACCATCCGCCGAGGCAGCACCCCGCTGCCCATCAAGCACCAGCTCAGGCGGGAAGAGGCCGTGCACGACGACTGCGACTGGTCCTCGGACGCGGCCTGCCAAGCCTCCGCCTCGCCGCCCATCCGCTTCAGCCACGACGTGGCACcggcggcggaggcggaggGCGGGCCCGACGGCCCTCTGAGGATCGCCCTGCTCGGGCAGAACGGCGTGGGGAAGTCGTCGCTGGCCTTCGCCCTGGCGGGGGACGTAGACAGGACGGCGTCGGTGGAATCtgacg GGGAAGGTCACGTGAGCGCCGTCACCGTGGACGACGAGGAGAGCACCGTCGTTATCTATGACAACTGGAGACAC GACCTGTCGTCGCTGCGCTGCGAGGTGTGCGTGCTGGTGTTCTCGGTGACCGACCGGCGCAGTTTCCACCGCACGGCGCAGCTTCGCCTCCTCCTGCGAGAGACTCAGCCGCAGACTCCCATCATCCTCGTGGGCAACAAAAGCGACCTGGTTCGCTCACGTGAAGTCACCTCTCAAG AGGCCATGTCCAGCGCCGCCCTCTTCAACTGCCTCTATCTGGAGATCTCGGCCTCTCTGGACCACCGCACGCCGGAGCTCCTGGAGAGCGTGGTGCGGCTGGCGCGGGGCCAGCCCCCGTGGCCCCCGGGCGCCGGCCCGGACGACGTGAGCGGCGGGGGCCAGCGGGAGAGCATCACCTCGCGCGCCAAGCGCTTCCTCTCCAGCCTGGTTCCCCGGTACCAGCGCGAGCGAGGGGACGCCGGCAGGTTCCTGCGGCAGAAGTCGCGCTCCTGCCACGACTTAGGGGCCCTGTGA
- the paics gene encoding LOW QUALITY PROTEIN: multifunctional protein ADE2 (The sequence of the model RefSeq protein was modified relative to this genomic sequence to represent the inferred CDS: deleted 1 base in 1 codon), whose amino-acid sequence MEEVGAHQGGIYTSSASEGVQVHQGLPGVEEGRHWTDDEVRALLCIWADRRVRESLKSTLHNKYIFQEISSQMQHTFGVARHWKQCRTKYKNLKYDYKMAKSTHAARGGRSSPGKYMKFFHEVEAILLDRGLEEGSLGMKRRLYDGAASESEVVIEIDNYDNSDHYDMNGDMESKLRGTGVEPSAVDQLQVVTVSDTGRNWSDQEVRALIQVWSDERVRRQLESSTRKRDVFTQISNRLMQQGIERDWKQCHTKYKNLKYLYRSLQKGKTDDADPKRLMRYYGEVDAIMNRRARGSHTDHRVDLRRIGMLAGDAHSEAEERTCPAESISSIRLAVMPQEQRAMETGSSHHLDQWHPQDTSLGSRESSLTLGDTLSTGRGRKRKADDEDNLLTPVKKTAENVNIKEEQTHVPIIEVLSVCSMAYQDAHQETQFCGVTKRNMATTQELTIGQKLNEGKTKQIFEIVDQPGLVLVQSKDQITAGNAARKDQMEGKAAIANKTTSCVFELLQQSGIKMAFVRQHSDTAFVAAHCEMIPIEWVCRRVATGSFLKRNPGVKEGYRFSPLKMEMFFKDDANNDPQWSEEQVLEAKFCLAGLTVGRCEVDIMNRSTVAVFEILEKAWATQNCTLVDMKIEFGVNVKTQEIVLADVIDNDSWRLWPAGDRSQQKDKQVYRDLKEVTPEAMQMVKRNFEWVSERVKLLLEPQASGRVVVLMGSTSDMAHCEKIKKACGSYGIPCVLRVTSAHKGPDETLRIKAEYEGDGIPTVFVAVAGRSNGLGPVMSGNTAYPVINCPPISPDWGSQDVWSSLRMPSGLGCATILSPDAAAQFAAQIFGLNNHLVWCKLRASMLNTWVALKVADKKLQACSL is encoded by the exons GAGTCCAGGTTCACCAGGGGCTACCTGGGGTGGAGGAAGGCCGCCACTGGACGGACGACGAGGTGCGAGCGCTGCTGTGCATCTGGGCCGACCGACGCGTCCGGGAGAGCCTGAAGAGCACGCTACACAACAAGTACATCTTCCAGGAGATATCCAGCCAGATGCAGCACACCTTCGGCGTGGCGCGCCACTGGAAACAGTGCCGCACCAAATACAAGAACCTCAAGTACGACTACAAGATGGCCAAGAGCACCCACGCGGCCCGCGGCGGCCGCAGCAGCCCGGGGAAGTACATGAAGTTTTTCCACGAGGTGGAGGCCATCCTGCTGGACCGTGGCCTGGAGGAGGGCTCTCTGGGGATGAAGAGGAGGTTGTATGACGGGGCCGCTTCAGAAAGTGAGGTCGTCATCGAGATAGACAACT ATGATAACAGCGACCATTATGACATGAACGGGGATATGGAGTCAAAACTGAGAGGAACAG GGGTGGAGCCGTCCGCCGTGGACCAGCTCCAAGTGGTCACCGTGTCGGACACGGGTCGGAACTGGAGCGACCAGGAGGTGCGAGCGCTGATTCAGGTGTGGTCCGACGAGCGGGTGCGGCGCCAGCTGGAGAGCTCCACCAGAAAGCGGGACGTCTTCACGCAGATCTCCAACCGGCTGATGCAGCAGGGCATCGAGCGCGACTGGAAGCAGTGCCACACCAAGTACAAGAACCTCAAGTACCTCTACCGCTCGCTCCAGAAGGGCAAGACGGACGACGCCGACCCGAAGCGCCTCATGAGATATTACGGCGAAGTGGACGCCATTATGAATCGCAGGGCAAGGGGCTCGCACACGGACCACCGCGTCGACTTGCGCCGAATTGGGATGCTGGCGGGCGACGCCCATTCGGAGGCAGAGGAAAGAACGTGCCCCGCAGAGTCGATTTCGTCGATACGTCTCGCAGTAATGCCACAAGAACAACGAGCGATGGAAACGGGAAGCAGTCACCACTTGGACCAGTGGCACCcacaggacacttcattag GATCCCGTGAAAGCAGCCTGACCCTCGGCGACACTCTGTCGACTGGCcgagggaggaagaggaaggcggacgACGAAG ACAATCTCCTGACACCAGTGAAAAAAACTGCCGAAAATGTGAACATTAAAGAAGAGCAGACTCACGTTCCGATAATAGAAGTCCTTTCAGTGTGCTCGATGGCCTACCAAGATGCACATCAAGAGACGCAG TTCTGCGGCGTGACGAAGAGAAACATGGCCACCACACAAG aGTTGACCATCGGCCAGAAGCTGAACGAGGGCAAGACCAAGCAGATTTTTGAGATCGTGGATCAACCTGGACTGGTTCTGGTGCAGTCCAAAGACCAGATCACCGCCGGGAATGCAGCGAGGAAAGACCAGATGGAGGGCAAAGCGGCCATCGCCAATAAAACCACCAGCTGCGTGTTTGAACTGCTGCAGCAATCTG GCATCAAGATGGCCTTTGTGAGGCAGCACTCCGACACGGCGTTTGTGGCGGCGCACTGCGAGATGATTCCCATCGAGTGGGTGTGTCGCAGGGTGGCCACCGGCTCCTTCCTGAAGAGGAACCCGGGCGTG AAGGAGGGCTACCGCTTCTCCCCGCTCAAGATGGAGATGTTCTTCAAA GACGACGCCAACAACGACCCGCAGTGGTCGGAGGAGCAGGTGCTGGAAGCCAAGTTCTGTCTGGCCGGCCTCACCGTCGGCCGGTGCGAGGTGGACATCATGAACCGCAGCACCGTGGCCGTCTTCGAGATCCTGGAGAAGGCCTGGGCCACGCAGAACTGCACGCTGGTCGACATGAAG ATCGAGTTTGGCGTCAACGTGAAGACTCAGGAGATTGTTCTGGCCGATGTGATCGACAACGACTCGTGGAGGCTGTGGCCCGCCGGCGACAGAAGCCAGCAGAAAGATAAGCAG GTGTACCGTGACCTCAAAGAGGTGACCCCAGAGGCCATGCAAATGGTGAAGAGAAACTTTGAGTGGGTCTCCGAAAGGGTCAAG CTGCTGCTGGAGCCCCAGGCCAGCGGCAGGGTGGTGGTTCTCATGGGCTCCACCTCGGACATGGCCCACTGTGAGAAGATTAAGAAGGCCTGCGGTTCCTACGGGATTCCCTGCGTGCTGCGCGTCACCTCGGCGCACAAAGGCCCCGACGAGACGCTGCGCATTAAAGCGGAATACGAAG GAGACGGCATCCCCACGGTGTTTGTGGCGGTGGCCGGCCGGAGCAACGGCCTCGGCCCCGTGATGTCGGGTAACACTGCCTACCCCGTCATCAACTGCCCGCCCATCTCGCCCGACTGGGGCTCCCAGGACGTTTGGTCCTCCCTCCGTATGCCGAGCG GTCTGGGCTGCGCCACCATCCTCTCCCCCGACGCGGCCGCTCAGTTTGCGGCTCAGATCTTCGGGCTGAACAATCACCTGGTGTGGTGCAAGCTGAGGGCTTCCATGCTCAACACCTGGGTGGCCCTCAAGGTGGCTGACAAGAAGCTCCAGGCCTGCAGCCTCTGA